The Xanthobacter flavus genome includes a window with the following:
- the dprA gene encoding DNA-processing protein DprA, with protein sequence MARGKAQGPAKGELLGPEQRRDWLRLIRTENVGPRTFRALINQFGGAGAALEALPSLARRGGRLMPPHTPTLAEVDAEMEAHARMGARLVALGERDYPPALAALDDAPPLISVRGQAEVLRRPMVGIVGARNASAAGRTFAARLARDLAAGGWVVVSGLARGIDAAAHEASLEGGTVGVFAGGLAKPYPPENLGLMEKVAATGALVSEMPVGWEPRARDFPRRNRLVSGMSLGVVVVEAAERSGSLITARLAAEQGREVFAVPGSPLDPRAGGTNRLLKRGATLVTEAADVIEVLTPIAGRREDPVVEAEAPFVPSGPATPGDDARARVVSLLGPVPTPIDDLVRLSGCTAAEVQIVLLELELAGRLDRPGTGRVALK encoded by the coding sequence ATGGCGCGGGGGAAGGCACAGGGACCCGCCAAAGGCGAATTGCTGGGGCCGGAGCAGCGCCGCGACTGGCTGCGGCTGATCCGCACCGAGAATGTCGGCCCGCGCACCTTCCGCGCCCTCATCAACCAGTTCGGCGGTGCCGGCGCGGCGCTGGAGGCGCTGCCCTCCCTCGCCCGACGGGGCGGACGGCTGATGCCGCCGCACACCCCGACCCTCGCCGAGGTCGACGCCGAAATGGAGGCGCACGCCCGCATGGGCGCCCGGCTGGTTGCGCTCGGCGAGCGTGACTACCCGCCGGCCCTCGCCGCCCTCGACGACGCGCCGCCGCTGATTTCCGTGCGCGGACAGGCCGAGGTGCTGCGCCGGCCCATGGTCGGCATCGTGGGCGCCCGCAACGCCTCGGCCGCCGGCCGCACCTTCGCCGCCCGGCTCGCCCGCGATCTCGCGGCCGGGGGATGGGTGGTGGTGTCCGGCCTCGCGCGCGGCATCGATGCCGCTGCCCATGAGGCGAGCCTCGAGGGTGGCACCGTCGGTGTGTTCGCCGGGGGGCTCGCCAAGCCCTATCCGCCGGAAAACCTCGGCCTGATGGAAAAGGTGGCCGCGACGGGAGCGCTCGTCTCCGAGATGCCCGTCGGCTGGGAGCCGCGCGCCCGAGACTTCCCCCGGCGCAACCGTCTCGTGTCGGGCATGAGCCTGGGCGTGGTGGTGGTGGAGGCGGCGGAGCGCTCCGGCTCGCTGATTACCGCGCGGCTCGCAGCCGAGCAGGGACGCGAGGTTTTCGCCGTGCCCGGCTCACCGCTCGATCCCCGCGCGGGCGGCACCAACCGCCTGCTGAAGCGCGGGGCGACCCTCGTCACCGAAGCGGCGGACGTGATCGAGGTGCTCACCCCCATCGCCGGGCGGCGGGAGGATCCGGTGGTGGAAGCGGAAGCCCCCTTCGTCCCCTCCGGACCGGCAACGCCCGGCGACGATGCGCGCGCCCGCGTCGTCTCGCTCCTCGGACCGGTGCCGACACCCATCGACGATCTGGTCCGCCTCTCCGGCTGCACGGCGGCGGAGGTGCAGATCGTGCTGCTGGAGCTGGAACTGGCGGGGCGGCTGGATCGCCCGGGCACGGGGCGGGTTGCGCTCAAATAG
- the plsY gene encoding glycerol-3-phosphate 1-O-acyltransferase PlsY — protein sequence MPDTPPALVLLIALAFGYLLGSVPFGLLLTRFAGTKDLRSIGSGNIGATNVLRTGRKDLAAATLVLDALKGTVAVLVARHFAGETAAMAAAVGAFLGHIAPVWLRFKGGKGVATFLGVTIGLFWPAAIAFAVVWLGAAYYTRYSSLSALMASVATVVAAMALGNNNLAVLLAVLAILLWLKHHENIRRLLEGTEGKIGAKG from the coding sequence ATGCCTGATACCCCGCCCGCGCTCGTGCTGCTGATCGCCCTCGCGTTCGGCTACCTGCTCGGCTCGGTCCCGTTCGGGCTCCTCCTGACCCGCTTCGCCGGCACCAAGGACCTGCGCTCCATCGGCTCCGGCAACATCGGCGCCACCAACGTGCTGCGCACGGGGCGCAAGGATCTCGCAGCGGCCACCCTTGTGCTCGATGCGCTGAAGGGCACCGTCGCGGTCCTCGTCGCCCGCCACTTCGCTGGCGAGACGGCCGCCATGGCGGCGGCGGTCGGCGCCTTCCTCGGCCACATCGCGCCGGTATGGCTGCGCTTCAAGGGCGGCAAGGGCGTCGCGACCTTCCTTGGCGTCACCATCGGCCTGTTCTGGCCCGCCGCCATCGCCTTCGCGGTGGTGTGGCTGGGGGCGGCCTATTACACGCGATATTCCTCCCTGTCCGCGCTCATGGCGTCGGTGGCCACCGTGGTTGCGGCCATGGCCCTCGGGAACAACAATCTGGCCGTTCTGCTCGCCGTGCTCGCCATCCTGCTGTGGCTGAAGCATCACGAGAACATCCGCCGGCTGCTGGAAGGCACCGAGGGCAAGATCGGCGCGAAGGGCTGA
- a CDS encoding dihydroorotase yields MRNGRSHSNETRPLLLANARVIDPSCGADFHGDVFLADGMVKDAGFGIAAAGIPDGAEVVDCAGAVVAPGLVDMRAFVGEPGAEHRETLASASHAAAAGGVTTIICQPDTDPAVDDPAIVDFILRRARDTAVVRVHPMAAITKGLEGHEMTEIGLLQAAGAVAFTDGHKSIMNAQVLRRALTYARDFDALLVHHTEDASMSQGAMNEGAFASRLGLSGNPKAAETIILERDVRLVGAARSRYHAAALTCAESLEVLERAKAAGLPVTASVSINHLSFNELDIGAYRTYFRLAPPLRGEEDRQALIRALASGLVDVVVSDHLPQDVEGKRLPFSEAEPGAIGLETLLSAALRLVHSDQVDLVNLLAALSTRPAEILGLDAGTLRPGAAADVIVFDPGLPYVLDPASLKSRCRNTPFDEARLDGRVLRTVVAGRTVYEYV; encoded by the coding sequence ATGCGTAACGGCCGCTCCCATTCCAACGAAACCCGGCCGCTGCTGCTCGCCAATGCGCGGGTCATCGACCCCTCGTGCGGCGCGGACTTCCATGGCGATGTCTTCCTCGCCGACGGCATGGTGAAGGACGCCGGCTTCGGCATCGCCGCCGCCGGCATTCCCGACGGCGCGGAGGTGGTGGACTGCGCCGGGGCGGTGGTCGCTCCCGGCCTCGTGGACATGCGCGCCTTCGTGGGCGAGCCTGGCGCCGAGCATCGCGAGACGCTGGCCTCGGCGAGCCACGCGGCGGCGGCAGGCGGCGTCACCACCATCATCTGCCAGCCGGATACGGACCCGGCGGTAGATGATCCGGCCATCGTGGACTTCATCCTGCGCCGGGCGCGGGACACGGCGGTGGTGCGCGTGCACCCCATGGCCGCCATCACCAAGGGCCTCGAAGGCCACGAGATGACCGAGATCGGCCTATTGCAGGCCGCCGGCGCGGTGGCCTTCACCGATGGCCACAAGTCGATCATGAACGCCCAGGTGCTGCGCCGCGCGCTCACCTATGCCCGCGACTTCGACGCCCTCCTCGTGCACCACACCGAGGACGCGTCCATGTCGCAGGGGGCGATGAACGAGGGCGCCTTCGCCTCCCGCCTCGGGCTCTCGGGCAATCCGAAGGCGGCCGAGACCATCATTCTGGAGCGCGACGTGCGGCTCGTGGGGGCGGCGCGCTCGCGCTATCACGCGGCGGCGCTCACCTGCGCCGAATCGCTGGAGGTGCTGGAGCGGGCCAAGGCGGCCGGGCTGCCGGTAACCGCCTCCGTCAGCATCAACCACCTCTCGTTCAACGAGCTGGATATCGGCGCCTACCGCACCTATTTCCGCCTTGCCCCGCCCCTGCGCGGGGAGGAGGACCGGCAGGCGCTGATCCGGGCGCTCGCCTCCGGCCTCGTGGATGTGGTCGTTTCCGATCATCTCCCGCAGGACGTGGAAGGCAAGCGCCTGCCCTTCTCGGAAGCCGAGCCCGGCGCCATCGGGCTGGAGACGCTGCTCTCCGCCGCCCTGCGCCTCGTCCATTCCGATCAGGTGGACCTCGTGAACCTGCTCGCCGCCCTTTCCACCCGGCCGGCGGAGATTCTGGGGCTCGATGCCGGCACGCTCCGGCCCGGCGCGGCGGCGGACGTCATCGTGTTCGATCCCGGCCTGCCCTACGTGCTCGATCCCGCCTCCCTCAAGTCGCGCTGCCGCAACACGCCGTTCGACGAGGCGCGCCTCGACGGTCGGGTTCTGCGTACCGTCGTTGCCGGGCGCACCGTCTACGAATACGTTTGA
- a CDS encoding aspartate carbamoyltransferase catalytic subunit: protein MQDASAFTLSGRDLIGMEGLSAGEITGLLDLAEEFVELNRQIEKKRTTLRGRTQINLFFEASTRTQSSFEIAGKRLGADVMNMSVASSSVKKGETLIDTAITLNAMHPDILVVRHHASGAVALLARKVDCCVVNAGDGAHEHPTQALLDALTIRRNKGRIQGLTVAICGDVLHSRVARSNIALLNTMGAKVRVVAPSTLLPSGVETLGVEVFRTMEAGLEGADIVMMLRLQRERMAGSFIPSVKEYFHYFGLDEAKLRYAAPDALVMHPGPMNRGVEIDSAIADGAQSLIREQVEMGVAVRMAVLDSLARKLPNA, encoded by the coding sequence ATGCAAGATGCTTCCGCCTTCACGCTCTCCGGCCGAGACCTCATCGGCATGGAAGGGCTTTCCGCCGGCGAGATCACGGGTCTGCTCGACCTCGCCGAGGAGTTCGTCGAACTCAACCGGCAGATCGAGAAGAAGCGCACGACGCTGCGCGGACGCACCCAGATCAACCTGTTCTTCGAGGCCTCCACCCGCACCCAGTCCTCGTTCGAGATCGCGGGCAAGCGGCTCGGCGCCGACGTGATGAACATGTCGGTCGCCTCCTCTTCGGTGAAGAAGGGTGAGACGCTGATCGACACCGCGATCACGCTGAACGCCATGCACCCGGACATCCTCGTCGTCCGGCATCATGCCTCCGGCGCGGTGGCGCTGCTGGCCCGCAAGGTGGATTGCTGCGTGGTGAATGCCGGCGACGGCGCCCACGAGCACCCGACACAGGCGCTGCTCGATGCCCTCACCATCCGCCGCAACAAGGGGCGCATCCAGGGCCTGACGGTCGCCATCTGCGGGGATGTGCTGCACTCGCGCGTGGCACGCTCCAACATCGCGCTGCTCAACACCATGGGCGCCAAGGTGCGCGTGGTGGCGCCCTCCACCCTGCTGCCCTCGGGCGTGGAGACCCTCGGCGTCGAGGTGTTCCGCACCATGGAGGCGGGGCTGGAAGGGGCGGACATCGTGATGATGCTGCGGCTCCAGCGCGAGCGCATGGCGGGCTCCTTCATTCCCTCGGTGAAGGAGTATTTCCACTATTTCGGCCTCGACGAGGCCAAGCTGCGCTACGCCGCGCCCGACGCGCTGGTGATGCACCCCGGCCCCATGAACCGCGGCGTGGAGATCGATTCCGCCATCGCCGACGGGGCGCAGTCCCTCATTCGAGAGCAGGTGGAGATGGGCGTCGCCGTGCGCATGGCGGTGCTCGATTCCCTCGCGCGGAAGCTTCCCAATGCGTAA
- a CDS encoding AEC family transporter: protein MSLIITALVPVFLIIALGAVLRRILLKDPAHWAALEKLTYFVLFPALLVVSAVKADLSTVNVIAVAGALIGTVVLLSVLILILHKPLIAALAADGPGFTSLFQGAVRWNTYIVLAVAGGLYGAAGITIAAIALVAMIPVVNVICVLVLASFSGRHPPTFAYVAEQLARNPYIWACSAGALLNATGFPVPKVILEFGDILGRASLALGLLVVGGGLILDRLKRLRPIVFASLALKLLVKPAIGLALALAFGLSGTELVVVAITAAVPSAPNGYVLARQMGGDAPLLAEILTVQIIGAAITLPLVVTIAKMLA from the coding sequence ATGAGCCTCATCATCACGGCCCTCGTGCCGGTCTTCCTCATCATCGCCCTCGGTGCCGTCCTGCGCCGCATCCTGCTGAAGGATCCGGCCCATTGGGCGGCGCTGGAGAAGCTCACCTATTTCGTGCTGTTTCCCGCGCTGCTGGTGGTCTCGGCGGTAAAAGCGGACCTGAGCACCGTGAACGTCATCGCGGTAGCCGGGGCGCTGATCGGCACGGTGGTACTGCTCTCGGTCCTCATCCTCATCCTGCACAAGCCGCTCATTGCAGCGCTGGCGGCGGACGGGCCGGGCTTCACCTCCCTGTTCCAGGGCGCGGTGCGGTGGAACACCTACATCGTGCTGGCGGTGGCCGGGGGCCTTTACGGCGCGGCGGGAATCACCATCGCCGCCATCGCGCTCGTCGCCATGATTCCCGTGGTGAATGTGATCTGCGTTCTGGTGCTCGCCTCCTTCTCGGGCCGCCATCCGCCGACCTTCGCCTATGTGGCGGAACAGCTGGCGCGCAATCCCTATATCTGGGCCTGCTCGGCGGGGGCGCTGCTGAACGCGACCGGGTTTCCCGTCCCGAAGGTGATTCTGGAGTTCGGCGACATCCTGGGCCGCGCCTCGCTGGCGCTGGGGCTGCTGGTGGTGGGCGGCGGCCTCATTCTCGACCGGCTGAAGCGGCTCCGGCCCATCGTGTTCGCCAGCCTCGCGCTGAAACTGCTGGTGAAGCCGGCGATCGGCCTCGCTTTGGCGCTGGCGTTCGGCCTCAGCGGCACGGAGTTGGTGGTGGTCGCGATCACTGCTGCCGTGCCGTCAGCGCCCAACGGCTATGTGCTCGCGCGGCAGATGGGCGGCGATGCGCCGCTTCTCGCGGAGATTTTGACCGTCCAGATCATCGGCGCCGCCATTACCCTGCCGCTGGTGGTGACCATCGCCAAGATGCTGGCGTAA
- the ruvX gene encoding Holliday junction resolvase RuvX — MADTPLPAPVGPLSDIAALLPPRGALIGLDLGTKTIGVAGSDPDRRIATVIETVKRTKFTAEAQRLVALADERRAVAFVLGLPLNMDGSEGPRAQASRAFARNFARLAGRPIALWDERLSTAAVERALISADMSRARRAEVVDQHAAAFILDGALGFLARLAENATGTEFED; from the coding sequence ATGGCAGATACGCCCCTCCCCGCCCCCGTCGGTCCGCTCTCGGACATCGCCGCCCTGCTGCCGCCGCGCGGGGCGCTGATAGGGCTTGATCTCGGCACCAAGACCATCGGCGTCGCCGGGTCCGACCCCGACCGGCGCATCGCTACCGTGATCGAGACGGTGAAGCGCACGAAATTTACCGCCGAGGCCCAGCGCCTCGTCGCGCTGGCTGATGAACGGCGGGCGGTGGCCTTCGTGCTCGGGCTGCCTTTGAACATGGACGGCAGCGAGGGGCCGCGCGCGCAGGCGAGTCGGGCCTTCGCCCGCAATTTCGCGCGGCTCGCGGGACGGCCCATCGCTTTGTGGGACGAGCGCCTGTCCACGGCCGCCGTGGAGCGGGCGCTGATCTCGGCCGATATGAGCCGCGCACGCCGGGCCGAGGTGGTGGACCAGCACGCGGCGGCCTTCATCCTCGACGGCGCCCTGGGCTTTCTCGCCCGTCTCGCGGAGAACGCGACAGGAACCGAGTTCGAGGACTGA
- a CDS encoding type II toxin-antitoxin system VapC family toxin: MILVDTSVWIDHFRQGDMRLQQVLAAGAAILHPFVIGELALGNLRRRDVILEALAALPQATVAETEEVLGLIAAEALYGRGIGYVDAHLVAAVRLTPGAVLWTRDKRLAAVAERLGIAFQT, translated from the coding sequence ATGATTCTGGTCGATACCTCCGTCTGGATCGACCACTTTCGCCAGGGGGATATGAGGCTGCAGCAGGTGCTGGCGGCGGGCGCCGCGATATTGCACCCCTTCGTCATCGGCGAACTGGCACTTGGAAACCTGCGCCGGCGGGACGTCATCCTGGAAGCCCTCGCAGCATTGCCGCAGGCTACCGTTGCCGAAACGGAGGAAGTGCTCGGCCTGATAGCGGCCGAGGCTCTCTATGGTCGAGGGATTGGCTACGTAGATGCGCACTTGGTCGCTGCGGTCCGATTGACGCCCGGAGCGGTTCTTTGGACTCGCGACAAGCGATTGGCAGCCGTCGCAGAACGCCTGGGAATCGCGTTCCAAACGTGA
- a CDS encoding type II toxin-antitoxin system VapB family antitoxin, translated as MRTTLAIDDELLSRAQALTGVTEKSALVREALKALIARESALRLARLGGSEPQLTPIRRRRPDE; from the coding sequence ATGCGGACGACCCTCGCCATAGATGACGAGCTCCTCTCGCGGGCGCAGGCATTGACCGGAGTGACCGAAAAGTCCGCCCTGGTGCGCGAGGCGCTGAAGGCGCTGATCGCACGAGAGAGCGCATTGCGCCTCGCACGTCTCGGCGGGAGCGAGCCCCAGCTGACGCCGATCCGCCGACGCCGGCCCGACGAATGA
- the gatC gene encoding Asp-tRNA(Asn)/Glu-tRNA(Gln) amidotransferase subunit GatC, which produces MSVDQATVRRVAHLARIAVREEELGHLQNEINAILDFVEQLADLDVSGVEPLTSVVPVELPMREDAVTDGNCPEKVLANAPDAEGGFFTVPKVVE; this is translated from the coding sequence ATGTCCGTCGATCAGGCGACAGTCCGCCGGGTGGCCCATCTCGCGCGCATCGCGGTGCGCGAGGAGGAACTCGGCCATCTTCAGAACGAGATCAACGCCATCCTCGATTTCGTCGAGCAACTGGCGGATCTCGATGTCTCCGGGGTCGAGCCGCTGACCAGCGTCGTTCCCGTGGAGCTGCCCATGCGGGAGGATGCCGTTACCGACGGAAACTGCCCGGAGAAGGTGCTCGCCAACGCCCCCGACGCCGAGGGTGGCTTCTTTACCGTGCCGAAGGTGGTGGAATGA
- the gatA gene encoding Asp-tRNA(Asn)/Glu-tRNA(Gln) amidotransferase subunit GatA, translated as MTKLTKLTLTQAREGLAQGEFTSVELTEAYLKAMEEARPLNAYVLETPDIALEMARESDKRIASGDTGPLEGIPLGIKDMFATEGVRTTACSKILENFVPQYESTVTSHLWRDGAVMLGKLNNDEFAMGSSNETSAFGPVVSPWHRDGDDTPIVPGGSSGGSAAAVAAFLCAGATGTDTGGSIRQPAAFTGTVGIKPTYGRCSRWGIVAFASSLDQAGPFARTVNDAAVLLRSMAGYDPKDSTCVNRPVPDYEEAVGASIKGKKIGIPREYRMDGMADEIDTLWREGAKWLEEAGAEIVDISLPHTQYALPAYYIVAPAEASSNLARYDGVRYGARVPGRDVVEMYENTRAAGFGPEVRRRIMIGTYVLSAGYYDAYYLRAQKVRSLIKRDFDLAFAQGVDAVLTPATPSPAFGIGEKLKADPVEMYLNDVFTVTVNMAGLPGISVPAGLSADGLPLGLQLIGRPFEEETLFSLAEVIEEAAGRFPVEDLWWKS; from the coding sequence ATGACCAAGCTCACCAAGCTCACCCTCACCCAGGCGCGCGAGGGGCTGGCCCAGGGCGAGTTCACCTCCGTGGAACTCACCGAGGCCTATCTGAAGGCCATGGAGGAGGCGCGTCCCCTCAACGCCTATGTGCTGGAGACGCCGGACATCGCGCTGGAGATGGCGCGCGAGAGCGACAAGCGCATCGCCTCCGGCGATACCGGGCCGCTGGAGGGCATTCCCCTCGGCATCAAGGACATGTTCGCGACCGAGGGCGTGCGCACCACTGCCTGCTCGAAGATCCTCGAGAACTTCGTGCCGCAGTACGAGTCCACCGTCACCTCCCATTTGTGGCGGGACGGCGCGGTGATGCTCGGCAAGCTGAACAACGACGAGTTCGCCATGGGCTCGTCCAACGAGACCTCGGCCTTCGGGCCGGTTGTGTCGCCCTGGCACCGCGACGGCGACGACACTCCCATCGTGCCCGGCGGCTCGTCCGGCGGCTCGGCGGCGGCGGTGGCGGCCTTCCTGTGCGCGGGCGCGACCGGGACGGACACCGGCGGCTCCATCCGCCAGCCCGCCGCCTTCACCGGCACGGTGGGCATCAAGCCCACATATGGGCGCTGCTCGCGCTGGGGCATCGTCGCCTTCGCCTCGTCCCTCGACCAGGCCGGCCCCTTCGCCCGCACGGTGAACGACGCGGCCGTGCTGCTGCGCTCCATGGCCGGCTACGACCCGAAGGATTCCACCTGCGTCAACCGGCCGGTGCCGGACTATGAAGAGGCGGTCGGGGCCTCCATCAAGGGCAAGAAGATCGGCATTCCGCGCGAATACCGCATGGACGGCATGGCCGACGAGATCGACACCCTCTGGCGCGAGGGCGCCAAGTGGCTGGAAGAGGCCGGCGCCGAGATCGTCGACATCTCGCTGCCCCATACGCAGTACGCCCTGCCGGCCTATTACATCGTCGCTCCGGCGGAAGCCTCGTCCAACCTCGCCCGTTACGACGGCGTGCGCTACGGCGCCCGCGTGCCGGGCAGGGACGTGGTGGAGATGTACGAGAACACCCGCGCCGCCGGCTTCGGCCCGGAGGTGCGCCGCCGCATCATGATCGGCACCTATGTGCTGTCCGCCGGCTATTACGATGCCTATTACCTGCGCGCGCAGAAGGTGCGCAGCCTCATCAAGCGCGACTTCGACCTCGCCTTCGCGCAGGGCGTGGATGCCGTGCTGACCCCGGCGACGCCCTCGCCCGCCTTCGGCATCGGCGAGAAGCTGAAGGCTGATCCGGTCGAGATGTATCTCAACGACGTGTTCACCGTAACCGTGAACATGGCCGGCCTGCCGGGCATCTCCGTTCCCGCCGGCCTTTCCGCCGATGGTTTGCCGCTGGGCCTTCAGCTCATTGGCCGGCCGTTCGAGGAAGAGACGCTGTTCTCCCTCGCCGAGGTGATAGAGGAGGCGGCGGGCCGCTTCCCGGTCGAAGACCTGTGGTGGAAGAGCTGA
- a CDS encoding glycosyltransferase family 2 protein: MRLAGVSVVRDEADIIEAWVRHNLFFLDHLYIVDDGSTDQTTRILDILVSEGLPVSVTSEKSLAAYHQGERTTALIAYAMAASSWDFVFPLDGDEFIVAEDRAALETDLAAIGGYRLGGLNPRHYLMTEQDDLEEPCPLTRLRHVAVHEPYIFKVIVPGALACERGFAIVDGNHRATKWDVTLPTTLLPNVQLAHFPARSEAQLVSKGIAGYLRWTARTDFSHGAPDRLLEGVGILKEEDDIKVRAIGRLAEALGADRGGRTARLQPFVERRGEVRYPELARIFPYRRVLSATDDLVHAFKAALDENRELRQGGATFQSRLFGAFSRHQKSLRRRLTALRHGQDVPKEPIGYY, translated from the coding sequence ATGAGGCTGGCGGGGGTCTCCGTCGTCCGCGATGAAGCGGATATAATCGAAGCTTGGGTGCGTCATAATCTATTTTTCTTAGACCACCTTTACATTGTAGACGACGGGAGCACGGACCAGACCACTCGCATCCTCGACATCCTGGTCTCCGAAGGTCTTCCCGTATCGGTGACTTCTGAAAAGTCACTGGCGGCTTATCATCAGGGCGAGCGCACCACGGCCCTCATCGCCTACGCAATGGCAGCATCATCCTGGGACTTCGTTTTCCCGCTGGATGGCGATGAGTTCATTGTCGCCGAGGACCGTGCAGCCCTTGAGACGGACCTCGCAGCCATCGGTGGCTACCGGCTCGGCGGGCTGAACCCGCGTCACTACCTGATGACCGAGCAGGACGATCTCGAAGAGCCCTGCCCGCTCACCCGGCTGCGGCATGTGGCGGTGCATGAACCCTACATTTTCAAGGTGATCGTGCCGGGCGCGCTCGCCTGCGAGCGCGGCTTCGCCATCGTCGATGGCAACCACCGCGCCACCAAGTGGGATGTCACCCTGCCGACCACACTGCTTCCCAACGTCCAGCTCGCCCATTTCCCGGCCCGCTCGGAAGCGCAACTGGTGAGCAAGGGCATCGCCGGCTATCTCCGCTGGACCGCGCGGACGGACTTTTCCCATGGGGCGCCGGACCGGCTCCTCGAAGGGGTCGGCATCCTGAAGGAAGAGGACGACATCAAGGTGCGCGCCATCGGCCGACTGGCCGAGGCGCTGGGCGCCGACCGGGGCGGCCGCACGGCGCGGCTGCAGCCCTTCGTCGAACGCAGGGGCGAGGTGCGTTATCCCGAACTGGCGCGTATCTTCCCCTACCGCAGGGTGCTCTCGGCGACCGACGATCTCGTCCATGCCTTCAAGGCAGCGCTCGACGAGAACAGGGAACTGCGGCAGGGCGGCGCGACGTTCCAGTCCCGCCTCTTCGGGGCATTCTCACGGCATCAGAAGTCGCTGCGCAGACGCCTCACGGCGCTCCGCCACGGCCAGGATGTGCCCAAAGAACCGATTGGATACTATTGA
- the gatB gene encoding Asp-tRNA(Asn)/Glu-tRNA(Gln) amidotransferase subunit GatB: MTLHTRPSEAKKLISGATGDWEVVIGMEVHAQVASNAKLFSGASTAFGGEPNDHVSLVDAAMPGMLPVINKECVAQAVRTGLGLKAEINLHSVFDRKNYFYPDLPQGYQISQYKQPVVGEGEVIVDLPDGESFTVGIERLHLEQDAGKSIHDLSPTLSFVDLNRSGVALMEIVSRPDLRSADEAKAYVTKLRTILRYLGTCDGDMEKGNLRADVNVSVRRPGGPLGTRCEIKNVNSIRFIGQAVEAEARRQIEIIEDGGTIAQETRLFDPGKGETRSMRSKEEAHDYRYFPDPDLLPLDIKAEWVEALKADLPELPDEKKARFIADYGLSPYDAGVLVAERETADYFEQVVEGGGAKRDGKAAANFVINELFGRLNKEGKDITSSPVTPHQIGAILDLIAEGTISSKIAKDLFEIVFTEGGDPRVVVEARGMKQVTDTGAIEKVVDEIIAANPDKVAQVQAKPTMLGWFVGQAMKASGGKANPQALNDILKAKLGI; the protein is encoded by the coding sequence ATGACCCTTCACACCCGGCCCTCGGAGGCCAAGAAGCTCATTTCCGGCGCCACCGGCGATTGGGAGGTGGTGATCGGCATGGAAGTGCATGCCCAGGTCGCTTCCAATGCCAAGCTGTTCTCCGGCGCCTCCACCGCCTTCGGCGGCGAGCCGAACGACCATGTGTCGCTGGTGGATGCGGCCATGCCGGGCATGCTGCCCGTCATCAACAAGGAGTGCGTGGCGCAGGCGGTGCGCACCGGCCTTGGGCTGAAGGCGGAGATCAACCTGCATTCGGTGTTTGACCGGAAGAACTATTTCTATCCGGACCTCCCGCAGGGCTACCAGATCAGCCAGTACAAGCAGCCCGTGGTGGGGGAGGGCGAAGTGATCGTCGACCTGCCGGACGGCGAGAGCTTCACCGTGGGCATCGAGCGCCTGCATCTGGAACAGGACGCCGGCAAGTCCATCCACGATCTGTCGCCGACCCTCTCCTTCGTGGACCTCAACCGCTCCGGCGTGGCGCTGATGGAGATCGTCTCCCGCCCCGACCTGCGCTCGGCGGACGAGGCGAAGGCCTATGTGACCAAGCTGCGCACCATCCTGCGCTATCTCGGCACCTGCGACGGCGACATGGAGAAAGGGAATCTCCGCGCCGACGTGAACGTCTCCGTGCGCCGGCCCGGCGGCCCGCTCGGCACCCGCTGCGAGATCAAGAACGTCAATTCCATCCGATTCATCGGCCAGGCGGTGGAGGCGGAAGCCCGCCGGCAGATCGAGATCATCGAGGACGGCGGCACCATCGCCCAGGAAACCCGCCTGTTCGATCCCGGCAAGGGCGAGACGCGGTCCATGCGCTCCAAGGAAGAGGCGCACGACTACCGCTATTTCCCTGACCCGGATCTCCTGCCCCTCGACATCAAGGCCGAGTGGGTGGAGGCGCTGAAGGCCGACCTGCCCGAACTGCCGGACGAGAAGAAGGCCCGCTTCATCGCCGACTACGGCCTCTCGCCCTACGACGCCGGCGTGCTGGTGGCCGAGCGCGAGACGGCCGACTATTTCGAGCAGGTGGTGGAAGGCGGCGGCGCCAAGCGCGACGGCAAGGCGGCGGCCAACTTCGTCATCAACGAGCTGTTCGGCCGGCTGAACAAGGAGGGGAAGGACATCACCTCCTCGCCGGTGACGCCCCACCAGATCGGCGCCATCCTGGACCTCATCGCCGAGGGCACCATCTCGTCCAAGATCGCCAAGGACCTGTTCGAGATCGTCTTCACCGAGGGCGGCGACCCGCGCGTGGTGGTCGAGGCCCGCGGGATGAAGCAGGTGACCGACACCGGCGCCATCGAGAAGGTGGTGGACGAGATCATCGCCGCCAATCCGGACAAGGTGGCCCAGGTGCAGGCCAAGCCCACCATGCTCGGCTGGTTCGTCGGCCAGGCCATGAAGGCCTCCGGCGGCAAGGCGAATCCCCAGGCGCTGAACGATATCCTGAAGGCGAAGCTGGGGATCTGA